Sequence from the Deltaproteobacteria bacterium PRO3 genome:
GGCACCGTCTACCTCGTCGGCGCCGGTCCCGGAGATCCGGGGCTCTTGACCCTGAAGGCCCAGGCCTGCCTCGAGCGCGCCGACCTGGTCTTCTTTGACCAGCTTGTGAACCCCGAGATCCTCCGCCATTGCCCCCGCGCCAAGCGCTTCGACGTGGGCAAGCGGGGCCATCGCGGGCATTTCCCTCAAGAGAAAATCGCCAAGCTGCTGGTCCAGGCCGCGCGCCGCCACCGCGTCGTGGTGCGGCTGAAGGGCGGCGATCCCTTCGTCTTCGGGCGCGGCGGTGAGGAGGCCGAGGCGCTGCGCCGCGCTGGCGTCCCCTTCGAGATCGTCCCGGGCGTGACCAGCGCCGTGGCGGTACCGGCTTACGCGGGCATCCCGGTCACGCATCGGAGTTTCGGTTCCAGCGTCGCCTTCGTCACGGGGCACGAGGATCCGGAAAAGCCGGGGCGTCGCGCGCGCGCCCCCGCGATCGATTGGGAGGCCTTGGCGAGGCTTCCCACCTTGGTCCTGTTGATGGGCGTCAAGACCCTCGAGGAAAACTTCGCGAGACTCATTCGCGCCGGAAAATCGCCGGCGACGCCGGCGGCGATCGTCGAATGGGGGACGTACCCGCGCCAGCGCAGCCGCGTCGGCGATCTGCGCAGCCTGCCCGGGCTGGCGAAGCGCGCCGGGATCCGTCCGCCCGCAGTGACGATGGTGGGCGACGTCGTCCGGCTGAAGCCCGCCCTGGATTGGTTCGAGACGAAGCCGCTCTTCGGCCGGAGGGTCCTCGTGACCCGCTCCGGAGACCAAGCCTCCGAGCTGAGCCGTCGCCTGAGCGAGGCGGGCGCCCAAGCACTGGAGCTCCCGGCGATCGAGATCCGGCCGCCGCGTTCTTGGGCGGCCCTCGACCGCGCGATCGCGGCGATCGAAGGCTACGATTGGTTGGTCTTCACCTCCGCCCACGCCGTCGACGCCTTCTTGCTTCGCCTGAAAAAATTTCGAAAGGGTCCTTGGGGCTTGAGGCATGTGAAAATCGCCGCGGTGGGTCCGGCGACCGCTCGGCGTCTGGAGGAAGCCGGATTTTCTGTTTCCCGGGTGGGCGAGTCCTTCACCTCGGAGGATTTGGGCCGTTCCTTCCGCGCCCGCGAGGTGAAGGGAAAGAAAATCTTGTTTCCGCGCGCCGAGGTCGCGCGCGAGGCCTTTGTCTCCGAATTGCGCCAGAAGGGCGCGAGCGTCGAGGTCGCCGTGGCCTACCGCAGCGGCGCGCCGCGTCTCTCCCGCCGGAAAATTCGGGCCGCCCTCGGCGAGGGCGCGCCCGATCTTTTGACCTTCGCGAGCGGGGCCACGGCGGAGAACCTGGCTCGCCTCCTGCGCCAAGCGGGCCTCTGGGAGCGCTATCGCAAGGTTCCGGCGGCCGCGATCGGTCCCGTG
This genomic interval carries:
- the cobA gene encoding uroporphyrinogen-III C-methyltransferase, with protein sequence MALKTKPKNKPGTVYLVGAGPGDPGLLTLKAQACLERADLVFFDQLVNPEILRHCPRAKRFDVGKRGHRGHFPQEKIAKLLVQAARRHRVVVRLKGGDPFVFGRGGEEAEALRRAGVPFEIVPGVTSAVAVPAYAGIPVTHRSFGSSVAFVTGHEDPEKPGRRARAPAIDWEALARLPTLVLLMGVKTLEENFARLIRAGKSPATPAAIVEWGTYPRQRSRVGDLRSLPGLAKRAGIRPPAVTMVGDVVRLKPALDWFETKPLFGRRVLVTRSGDQASELSRRLSEAGAQALELPAIEIRPPRSWAALDRAIAAIEGYDWLVFTSAHAVDAFLLRLKKFRKGPWGLRHVKIAAVGPATARRLEEAGFSVSRVGESFTSEDLGRSFRAREVKGKKILFPRAEVAREAFVSELRQKGASVEVAVAYRSGAPRLSRRKIRAALGEGAPDLLTFASGATAENLARLLRQAGLWERYRKVPAAAIGPVTRAAAKRAGFRVVVMPRTHTIEALVEAIASYYSKKLNEI